A window from Fibrobacter sp. UWB11 encodes these proteins:
- a CDS encoding CotH kinase family protein, translated as MSIKPKKLLCALIYAISVPLFAQTYDLPIIFVDTKQKCLDKNVTEKIPATMKVLDGKTNNVADSAKGTLYDIGIKVRGQSSAMFPKPGYSVEVRDEKGEGKDVSMFNLPPADDWVFHGPYVDKSLLRNALAYWLFRQAGRYAPRTKHFDLYINGVYRGVYVMVEKIKRGKYRVNVSKLKETDIAGDSLTGGYIWAFDKVGTNTGGGGSNNQGGIQAEGFNTSDGLNVIMHYPKKANLQKQQEEYLKKYLNDLEGLFKNGGSGKGYDKYVDVGSAVDYVLHQEVTNNADSYWCSFFLHKPKDKGGKNGKEFKEGKVTLGPPWDFNLAMSNGSQPENGGGQGGGGGGFGGGFGGGFGSSGTTGWQIENSSKAGGGMMGMGGGSLKAPNWLLKMWKDNDYQKELKERWAELRSGVWHTKTLDLYLDSMKTYLKNAADRNFKRWPNLGKSSGQNDADPQPMKYCNSSSGGGFGMPMGGYNATTWDGEVEHLRKKMKERMQWMDQQLGFKEPAQAIVTEPIIHEPDWQNDERDNGDTIPMNIHMDEWSRLSPTNFFVVIGNYLEVNTDIGGTFAIIDLNGAVLYKTRVEKGKTTLEVPAKARDKHWIATLNGKMLSR; from the coding sequence ATGTCAATCAAACCTAAAAAACTACTCTGCGCGCTAATCTACGCAATATCTGTGCCTTTGTTTGCACAGACTTATGACTTACCCATTATTTTCGTTGACACCAAGCAAAAATGCCTTGACAAAAATGTCACCGAAAAAATTCCCGCAACCATGAAGGTTCTTGACGGGAAAACGAACAACGTTGCAGACAGTGCCAAGGGCACTCTCTACGATATCGGCATCAAGGTCAGAGGACAGTCTTCCGCTATGTTCCCGAAGCCCGGCTACAGCGTTGAAGTTCGCGATGAAAAAGGCGAAGGCAAGGACGTCAGCATGTTCAACCTCCCGCCTGCAGACGACTGGGTATTCCATGGTCCTTATGTAGACAAAAGTTTATTACGTAACGCGCTCGCCTACTGGCTCTTTAGACAAGCAGGCCGTTACGCCCCGCGTACCAAGCATTTTGACCTTTACATCAACGGTGTGTACCGTGGCGTGTACGTGATGGTCGAAAAAATCAAACGCGGCAAGTACCGCGTCAACGTGAGCAAGCTTAAAGAAACCGACATCGCAGGCGATAGCCTCACGGGCGGCTACATTTGGGCATTCGACAAGGTCGGCACCAACACGGGTGGCGGCGGTAGCAATAACCAGGGCGGTATTCAGGCCGAAGGTTTCAATACCTCCGATGGTTTGAACGTCATTATGCACTACCCCAAAAAAGCAAACCTCCAAAAGCAACAGGAAGAATACCTGAAAAAGTACTTGAACGATCTTGAAGGTTTGTTCAAGAATGGCGGTAGCGGAAAGGGCTACGACAAGTACGTCGACGTAGGCTCTGCTGTAGACTATGTTTTGCATCAGGAAGTGACGAACAACGCAGACTCCTACTGGTGCAGCTTCTTCTTGCACAAACCCAAGGACAAGGGAGGCAAGAACGGCAAGGAATTTAAAGAAGGCAAAGTCACTCTTGGCCCTCCGTGGGACTTCAACCTCGCTATGAGCAATGGTAGCCAGCCCGAAAATGGTGGTGGCCAAGGCGGCGGTGGCGGCGGCTTTGGCGGTGGATTCGGAGGCGGCTTTGGAAGCTCGGGTACAACCGGCTGGCAAATCGAAAATTCGAGCAAAGCTGGCGGCGGCATGATGGGCATGGGCGGAGGCTCCTTGAAGGCTCCGAACTGGCTCCTCAAAATGTGGAAGGACAACGATTACCAGAAGGAGCTGAAGGAACGTTGGGCAGAACTCCGCAGTGGCGTTTGGCACACCAAGACTTTGGATCTCTACCTCGATTCCATGAAGACGTACCTCAAGAACGCAGCCGACAGAAACTTCAAACGTTGGCCGAACTTGGGCAAATCAAGCGGTCAGAACGATGCGGACCCGCAGCCAATGAAATACTGCAATAGCAGCAGTGGCGGTGGCTTTGGCATGCCTATGGGTGGCTACAATGCAACCACTTGGGATGGCGAAGTGGAACATCTCCGCAAGAAGATGAAAGAAAGAATGCAGTGGATGGACCAACAGCTTGGTTTCAAGGAACCGGCACAGGCCATCGTCACGGAACCGATTATCCACGAACCTGACTGGCAAAATGACGAAAGGGACAATGGCGATACGATTCCGATGAACATCCACATGGATGAGTGGAGCAGACTCTCTCCGACAAACTTCTTTGTTGTCATCGGCAATTACCTCGAAGTCAACACAGATATCGGTGGAACATTCGCCATTATCGATTTGAACGGTGCAGTTTTGTACAAGACACGAGTTGAAAAGGGAAAGACTACTTTGGAAGTTCCTGCCAAGGCAAGAGACAAACATTGGATTGCAACTCTTAATGGCAAGATGCTTTCAAGATAA
- the cysK gene encoding cysteine synthase A: protein MAIYNNILETIGNTPLVRINKLNKGDAEVYVKLEMFNPLGSAKDRVALNMIERAEQEGKLKPGALIIEPTSGNTGVGLAYVGAVKGYKVVLTMPDSMSMERRMLLKSLGAEVVLTEGAKGMAGCIAKANEIAAANPGSFIPQQFDNPANPEAHYLTTGPEIWRDTDGKVDVFIATAGTGGTVSGTAKFLKEKNPSIYVIAIEPDDSPMISKGYAGPHKIQGIGANFVPKNYDPKVIDEVYLTSTEKAGNAARAAAAEEGIFVGISSGAALECALTVAKRPEFKGKRIVAVLPDTGERYLSTWLWNT, encoded by the coding sequence ATGGCTATTTATAACAACATTCTCGAAACGATTGGCAATACACCGCTTGTTCGCATCAACAAGCTCAACAAGGGCGATGCCGAAGTCTATGTCAAACTCGAAATGTTCAACCCGCTCGGTAGCGCAAAAGACCGCGTAGCGCTCAACATGATTGAACGTGCCGAACAGGAAGGCAAGCTCAAGCCGGGTGCGCTTATCATCGAACCGACGAGCGGTAACACAGGCGTTGGTCTTGCTTATGTCGGTGCAGTCAAGGGCTACAAGGTGGTGCTCACGATGCCGGATTCCATGAGCATGGAACGCCGTATGCTTTTGAAGTCGCTCGGTGCCGAAGTGGTGCTTACCGAAGGTGCTAAGGGCATGGCGGGCTGCATCGCAAAGGCGAACGAAATCGCTGCCGCTAATCCGGGGAGTTTTATTCCGCAGCAGTTCGACAATCCGGCAAATCCCGAAGCGCATTACCTCACGACCGGTCCAGAAATTTGGCGCGATACGGATGGCAAGGTGGATGTGTTCATTGCGACTGCTGGCACGGGTGGAACTGTTTCTGGCACGGCAAAGTTCCTCAAGGAAAAGAATCCGAGCATCTACGTAATCGCAATTGAACCGGACGATTCTCCAATGATTTCTAAGGGTTATGCAGGGCCGCACAAGATTCAGGGCATCGGTGCAAACTTTGTTCCAAAGAATTACGACCCGAAGGTGATTGACGAAGTGTACCTCACGAGTACCGAAAAGGCTGGGAACGCCGCACGCGCTGCCGCTGCCGAAGAAGGAATCTTCGTCGGGATTTCGTCGGGTGCCGCTCTCGAATGCGCTCTTACTGTCGCAAAACGCCCGGAATTCAAGGGTAAGCGCATTGTCGCAGTGCTCCCGGATACTGGCGAACGTTACCTCAGCACTTGGCTCTGGAACACGTAA
- a CDS encoding TIGR02147 family protein: MKPITEYKDYRLYMQDFYEERKRTSAFSWREFSKLAGFKSPVYLKLVCEGKSSLSLVKMDQVAHAMGLVGHEFAYFTQMVKFGNATKDSVKKEALLEMQKIAREHKVRVVDAEAFRFYDSWKNPTIRELAPMMPGKRPLEMAKTCHQVISAEQVRDSLAFLVQTGFLKREAEHTYVQTEKTVIGSKESVPIAIRAMHKEMASLARMAIDKFPSEERHITGVTLGLCEEAYARISQEMDVFIRKAVSIAAEYENLNQVYRLNLQLFPLTKKVEEESHE; encoded by the coding sequence ATGAAACCGATAACAGAATATAAGGATTACCGCCTGTACATGCAGGACTTTTACGAAGAGCGTAAAAGGACGAGCGCGTTCTCGTGGCGGGAATTTTCCAAATTGGCGGGATTCAAGTCGCCGGTTTACCTAAAGCTTGTTTGCGAAGGTAAGAGCAGCTTGAGTCTCGTCAAGATGGATCAAGTCGCGCATGCGATGGGGCTTGTGGGGCACGAGTTTGCGTATTTCACGCAAATGGTCAAGTTCGGCAATGCCACGAAAGACTCTGTGAAAAAAGAGGCGCTCCTTGAAATGCAGAAGATTGCGCGGGAACACAAAGTGCGTGTTGTCGATGCCGAAGCATTTCGATTTTACGATTCTTGGAAAAATCCGACGATTCGCGAACTTGCTCCGATGATGCCCGGAAAGCGTCCGCTGGAAATGGCGAAAACTTGCCATCAGGTGATTTCTGCAGAACAGGTGCGTGATTCGCTTGCGTTCCTCGTGCAGACGGGTTTTCTCAAGCGCGAGGCGGAACATACATACGTGCAAACCGAAAAGACGGTAATCGGTTCCAAGGAGTCAGTGCCTATTGCGATTCGTGCGATGCACAAGGAAATGGCTTCGCTTGCAAGAATGGCTATAGACAAGTTTCCTTCGGAAGAACGCCATATTACGGGTGTAACACTTGGACTTTGCGAAGAGGCTTACGCCCGCATTTCGCAGGAAATGGATGTGTTTATCCGAAAGGCGGTGAGTATCGCGGCGGAATATGAAAATCTCAATCAAGTTTATCGACTGAATCTTCAGTTGTTCCCTTTAACAAAAAAGGTCGAGGAGGAATCCCATGAATAA
- the rbr gene encoding rubrerythrin: MANKYAGTQTEKNLEAAFAGESQARNKYTYFASRAKKDGFEQIAALFQKTADNEKEHAKLWFKELEGIGDTAQNLKAAADGENYEWTDMYEGFAKTAEEEGFTALAAKFRKVAAIEKMHEERYRKLLQNVETAKVFEKSEVKVWECRNCGHIVVGTKAPEVCPVCAHPQAYFEVHEENF, from the coding sequence ATGGCAAACAAATACGCAGGAACCCAAACCGAAAAGAACCTTGAAGCAGCATTCGCCGGCGAATCGCAGGCTCGCAACAAGTACACCTACTTTGCAAGCCGCGCCAAAAAGGACGGATTCGAACAGATCGCAGCCTTGTTCCAGAAGACAGCTGACAACGAAAAAGAACACGCTAAGCTTTGGTTCAAGGAACTCGAAGGCATCGGTGATACCGCCCAGAACCTGAAAGCTGCCGCTGATGGCGAAAACTACGAATGGACCGACATGTACGAAGGCTTCGCGAAGACCGCTGAAGAAGAAGGCTTCACCGCTCTCGCCGCCAAGTTCCGCAAAGTCGCCGCCATCGAAAAGATGCACGAAGAACGCTACCGCAAGCTCCTCCAGAACGTAGAAACGGCTAAGGTATTCGAAAAGAGCGAAGTCAAGGTTTGGGAATGTCGCAACTGCGGACACATCGTTGTGGGCACCAAGGCCCCGGAAGTCTGCCCCGTCTGCGCCCACCCGCAGGCATACTTTGAAGTACATGAGGAAAACTTCTAA